CGTGGCAGGTAGAATTTAATAGCGATATTAGTCAATTGGATGGGAGTAAACAAGAGATTATACAGACTGAACAGGAATTCCATAATGTGTGGGGAGGCGCGGATAAACCAGCAATCTTAGTGATATCGGGGGAAAATTTGGAAGAAGCGCTTCAGTGTAATGAGCGCATTTACACCGAAGCAGTAAATGAAATAGGAGAAAAAATTTTTTCAAGTTTTGCAGAATTGTGGCTGTCAAATCAAGCACGAATAGCAAACTCTGCGCGCTGGAACAAGTTCTGGAGAGAAGGAAGAGAAACAAAATTGAAAGAGCTTCTCCAAGAGCATGGTCAGGCATATCATTTTTCCGATGATGCATTTTCCCCGTTTTTTAAAAATCTCTATACTGAAAAGGTTATTAAAAATACACCTGAGGGGCTTACTTTCTTTGACCAGTTAAAAGAACGATTTGTACTGAAGAAAGCAGATGAATATCAGGTGTTATCATTTTTTCCGGATAAGGATAAATGTGTTAAGACGCTGAACGCAATAATCAGCCGTTATCCGAGGACATTCTTAGTATCCAGAAATGCTTTTTCCAGCATACTTTCTCAGGCAGTTTCTTCAGAAGTTATTTTTTTATCGGTAATTGCTGGGCTGTTAATTCTGATATTAACCTGTTTATTGCTAAGAAACATACGGCTAACTGTGCTTGCCCTGATTCCGGTTATCACAGGCATTCTATTGATATTAGGGATCATTCCTGTACTGGGGTTATCTCTAAATGCTCCTTGTGTTATTGCCGGGATAATTGTTATTGGTCTCTGCATTGACTATGGGATATTCATGGTTTATACTTGTGAATATAATTTAAAAACAGGAACGCGCATGGCAGTTTCATTGTCAGCTCTCACAACAGTTATTGGGGCAGGTGCGCTTTTGTTTGCTCTGCATCCGGTATTGTTTTCTATTGGGATAACACTTGTAATAGGAGTATCAGGAGGGTATATTTCAGCGCTATTGGTTATTCCCTCAATGTATAGATTATGGCAAAAACCAAAAAAAGCATAGCGTTATATTTGCTGTTTGCAGGATTAGTTGGATTGTGCAGTACAGGGTGCAGCAGTGTTCCGTTTAAAAAGGTTCAATATGTTTCGGTCAGCAAAGTGCAGCCTGCAGCAATTCGGGAACAATTTGCCAGTACACTTCCTCGAAAATTTAAGATAGTTAGCACAATTGTTTTTCAGTATAGGCGGCATAAGTTCTCTGCTATTGGCTACACTGATATTGATTCTCTTCAAAAGCTTTTCAAAATTGTCTGTCTTAATCATGCAGGTATTAAGTTATTTGAGTTAGCCGGAAATGATAATAGCGTTGAATGCAAGTTCGCTTTTGAAGGAGCTTCTTTCCCCGGCAATTTTGCCCAAGCAGTGGCAGATGATATCAGAAGAATTTATTTTGACTCTATTCCTGATCCTGAAGCTAAAATATATAAAAAGAAAAAGAAGATTGTTTTCAGGCAGCCTTCAGAAACAGGTGTAATGGAATACATATTTGCCGGCGCTGACAATCTCTTAGTTGAAAAACGGTATTATAAAGGGTGGCGAAGAATCTGGAGTGTTTTTTATTATGAGTATCGCAGAAAGAACGGAAAACTATATCCATCAGGCATTATGCTCAGACATCATAAATACAACTATCAGCTAACTGTGCGATTGAAGGAGATTCAAACATGAATAAACTTATGCAGGAGATAAAACAATGCATGTTTGATTTAGCTGAAACTAAGAAAGGGGAAGTAACTGCGCGCTTTCTTTTTCCCGCAGAGTTCATTGGGTTTCAGGGGCATTTTCCAGACAAACCTGTTCTACCGGGTGTTTGTAAAATACAGGCGGTTATAGTAATGCTTCAGGCATGGGAAAAGGGGAATGTCAGACTGAAGGAAATTGTTCTGGCAAAATTCCTTTCACCAGTTTCCCCCGAAGAAGAAATTGTTTTTAATTACAGTAAGCAAACAGAAAGCAACGGCGAAGCACTCATAAAAGCATCAGTAACCAGTCAGGATAAAAAAGTTGCTGAACTGCAACTGAAGGTAAGTTTTAAAAATGAAACACAGTAGAACTAATATGCATGCGCCAGAGGCAGTTGTTGTTGCCTGTGACCTCATAACTCCTTACGGCTTGGGCATTGATGCGTGCTGGAATGGGCTTTTATCCGGGAAGACCGCAATAAATCCATTAGACCGTTTTGATACAGATGTATTTCAAACAAAAAAAGCGGCTACAATCGCTGAACTCAAGACTGGTCAAAGTGATTCTCTGGTAATGCAGATGCTGAAGCCGTTGCTAGAGAAAGCGTCTGCTATTATTCCAAAAGACGCTCTTTTAATTTTAGCAACCACAACAGGCGAAATAGATATTCTGGAGAAACAGGTTCTTAATGCCAAAGATAATGCGGACGAAAGCGCACCAGGATATTTGTTGGAGAAGGTACAATGTTTGAGCGGAATAAAAGCGCCCGGGATTATTGTATCTGCAGCATGTACTTCTTCAAGCAGCGCAATTGCGCAGGCAGGAGCAATGATCCGTAGTAAAGAGCATGACTGTGTGCTGATAGTTGCCTGTGATATTGTAAGTGAATTTGTTTTTGCCGGGTTTTCTTCTTTGATGGCATTAGATAAAGATACAGCGCGGCCTTTTGATAAAAACAGAAGCGGTCTAAGTCTTGGCGAAGCAGCAGGATTTGTTCTGGTTATGAGTAAAGAAAGAGCTATTCAAGAAGAAAGGTCTATTATTGGAGAAATAGCCGGTTGGGGACTGACAAATGATGCTAATCATATGACCGGTCCGTCCAGAGATGGAAGCGGACTGGCGCTGGCTATGCGTAAAGCCATGCGATCAGCAGATATTTCTGAGGATGCTGTAGGATGCATAGCTGCGCATGGCACTGGAACTATGTATAATGACGCTATGGAAATGAAGGCGTTTAAATCTGTTTTTGCCTCCGGAGCTCTTCCAACATATTCCATTAAGGGAGGAATAGGCCATACAATGGGAGCGGCAGGTCTGGTGGAAACAATTGTGGCATTGCGCTCGTTAAGAGAAAAACTTGTTCCTCCTACAGTTAATCTGCTCGTTGCTGATGATGAAGCTGAGGGCTGGGTCTCCACTGAGCCGGACTCATTTGACAACCCTGTAACTATTTCTATTAATGCTGGTTTTGGCGGAGTGAATTCCGCATTGGTATTGAAAAAAGGGAATAGGCAGTAGTTATGATAGTTATTTCAGGTATTGGCTGGATTAGTAAAAAAAAATATGGCTGTGTGAAAAAGGCAGTATGCAGAGGTTATACTGATATAAAGTCCCTGCATTCAAAGCTGCAGAATGAATCGATATTTTTGTATCCTGTGAAGAATTTCGGAAGATTTGACATGACTTCAAAAATGGCTTGCTGTGCAGGCGCTCTGGCACTGCATGATGCAGGAGTAAAGTATTCCGAAAAACGCAAACAGGATATTGGAATTATCGGCACAAATACTGATGGATGTCTAAGATCCAATCTTAATTATTTCAAAGATTATGTGCAGACAGGCAGAAAACTTGCGCGTGGTAATCTTTTTATCTATACACTTCCATCAAGCTCTCTGGCAGAAGCAGCAATTCACTTTGGATTTCAGTGTCCATTGCTGTATATCATGTTTCCACAAAAACAGGTTTCTTCCTTACTGCAATATGTAGAAGGCATAATATCCCGCAAAGAGGCATCAACAGTGCTGGCTATGAAAGTAGATGAAAAGAAGGCTGTATGTTTTGTTCTGAGCGGGGAAGATGACTCTTCTTCCAAATAAATACGCAGTTCATCCTTTCCCCTTTATGGTTTGAGAATGGTGGAGTATAATACTTTTGCCTATTTTATTGAGATTTTAAGCAATTTGAGCTATGGTAATATTAAAGGAGAATGACTGGGAGAAGATTTTAAAGCAAGGACAAATAAATAGGTCAAAAATAGAATTGAGATGATAGAGAAAATAATCAGTTTTTTCCTGAAACGACATTTACTTGCAAATTTAATATTTATTACTATTTTTCTGGGTGGGATTATTGCCTGGAACAATACCGGGAAAGAGGAGATGCCTGATATTGAATTTGATCACGCCAACGTAGTAGCGCGCTATCCTGGCGCAACT
This genomic stretch from bacterium harbors:
- a CDS encoding beta-ketoacyl-[acyl-carrier-protein] synthase family protein is translated as MKHSRTNMHAPEAVVVACDLITPYGLGIDACWNGLLSGKTAINPLDRFDTDVFQTKKAATIAELKTGQSDSLVMQMLKPLLEKASAIIPKDALLILATTTGEIDILEKQVLNAKDNADESAPGYLLEKVQCLSGIKAPGIIVSAACTSSSSAIAQAGAMIRSKEHDCVLIVACDIVSEFVFAGFSSLMALDKDTARPFDKNRSGLSLGEAAGFVLVMSKERAIQEERSIIGEIAGWGLTNDANHMTGPSRDGSGLALAMRKAMRSADISEDAVGCIAAHGTGTMYNDAMEMKAFKSVFASGALPTYSIKGGIGHTMGAAGLVETIVALRSLREKLVPPTVNLLVADDEAEGWVSTEPDSFDNPVTISINAGFGGVNSALVLKKGNRQ